A genomic stretch from Sphaerodactylus townsendi isolate TG3544 linkage group LG15, MPM_Stown_v2.3, whole genome shotgun sequence includes:
- the VAT1 gene encoding LOW QUALITY PROTEIN: synaptic vesicle membrane protein VAT-1 homolog (The sequence of the model RefSeq protein was modified relative to this genomic sequence to represent the inferred CDS: inserted 1 base in 1 codon), with protein sequence MSAEGAAGGDAASPPPGPTAAAAPPSPPGGEQPEASGAVEEAGPGPGPEGRRCRALVLTGFGGYEKVKVQARAQPSAAAGQVSVQVRACGLNFADLLARQGLYDRLPAPPFCPGMEAAGTVLAVGEGVDSPKIGDRVMVMATSGLWQEVVTVPAHRTFPMPEGMSFEEAAAFLVNYITAYMVLFDFGNLRPNQSVLVHMAAGGVGTAAVQLCKXCGKCHNFWHRLCLQARRSQGERSHPSHRLPDN encoded by the exons ATGTCTGCGGAAGGCGCGGCCGGGGGCGAcgccgcctccccccctcccggccCGACGGCCGCCGccgcgcccccttcccctccaggcGGCGAGCAGCCGGAGGCGTCGGGGGCCGTCGAGGAGGCCGGGCCCGGGCCCGGGCCGGAGGGGCGTCGGTGCCGGGCGCTGGTGCTGACGGGCTTCGGCGGCTACGAGAAGGTGAAGGTGCAGGCGCGGGCCCAGCCCAGCGCGGCGGCCGGCCAGGTGAGCGTGCAGGTGCGCGCCTGCGGCCTCAACTTCGCCGACCTGCTGGCCCGCCAGGGCCTCTACGACCGCCTGCCCGCCCCGCCCTTCTGCCCCGGCATGGAGGCCGCCGGCACCGTCCTGGCCGTCGGGGAGGGCGTCGACAGCCCCAAG ATAGGGGATAGAGTCATGGTGATGGCCACCTCCGGGCTCTGGCAGGAAGTGGTGACCGTTCCAGCCCACCGGACGTTCCCCATGCCAGAAGGGATGAGCTTCGAAGAAGCAGCCGCCTTCCTGGTCAATTATATCACAGCCTACATGGTCCTCTTTGACTTTGGAAATTTGCGACCCAACCAGAGCGTCCTGGTCCACATGGCGGCAG GTGGGGTAGGAACTGCAGCGGTCCAACTCTGCA ACTGTGGAAAATGTCACAATTTTTGGCACCGCCTCTGCCTCCAAGCACGACGGTCTCAGGGAGAACGGAGTCACCCATCCCATCGATTACCGGACAACTGA